Proteins encoded in a region of the Rutidosis leptorrhynchoides isolate AG116_Rl617_1_P2 chromosome 9, CSIRO_AGI_Rlap_v1, whole genome shotgun sequence genome:
- the LOC139866286 gene encoding COBRA-like protein 4: MSWTADGYVATVTMNNFQMYRHIQSPGWTLGWTWAKKEVVWSMVGAQTTEQGDCSKFKANIPHCCKKTPTVVDLLPGVPYNQQFSNCCKGGVVAAWGQDPSASVSAFQVSVGLAGTTNKTVKLPKNFTLLGPGPGYTCGPAKIVPPTNFLTPDRRRKTQALMTWNVTCTYSKFLASKHPTCCVSFSSFYNETITSCPNCACGCENKNKCVKSDSKLLSVVGVNTPKKDNSPLLQCTRHMCPVRVHWHVKQNYKDYWRAKVAITNFNYRMNYTQWTLVVQHPNLNNVTQVFSFDYKPLVPYESINDTGMFYGMKFFNDLLMEAGPKGNVQSEVLLQKDQNTFTFKQGWAFPRKVYFNGDECILPPPESYPFLPNTAHETLVGSLTLLVSLFVFLLI, encoded by the exons ATGTCTTGGACTGCAGATGGTTATGTG GCAACAGTAACGATGAACAATTTTCAAATGTACCGTCACATTCAGTCTCCAGGGTGGACCCTAGGGTGGACATGGGCTAAGAAAGAAGTGGTTTGGTCCATGGTTGGGGCTCAAACCACCGAACAAGGAGATTGTTCGAAGTTTAAAGCAAATATACCACATTGTTGTAAAAAGACCCCTACAGTTGTAGACCTGCTGCCTGGTGTACCTTACAACCAACAGTTTTCCAACTGTTGCAAAGGCGGGGTTGTGGCAGCATGGGGTCAGGATCCCTCGGCTTCCGTCTCAGCTTTCCAGGTCAGCGTTGGGCTAGCAGGGACCACAAACAAGACAGTCAAACTACCTAAGAACTTCACTCTTTTAGGACCTGGACCAGGGTATACTTGTGGACCTGCAAAGATTGTTCCTCCAACTAATTTTCTCACTCCTGATCGTAGACGAAAAACTCAAGCATTAA TGACATGGAATGTGACATGCACGTATTCAAAATTTTTGGCGTCAAAACACCCAACTTGCTGTGTGTCGTTCTCATCATTCTACAACGAAACCATCACTTCTTGTCCTAATTGTGCGTGCGGTTGTGAAAATAAAAACAAATGCGTCAA GAGTGACTCTAAGCTTCTAAGTGTCGTTGGAGTAAATACACCTAAAAAAGACAACTCGCCTTTGCTTCAATGCACTCGCCATATGTGTCCCGTGAGAGTTCATTGGCATGTAAAGCAAAACTATAAGGACTATTGGCGAGCAAAAGTGGCGATAACAAACTTCAACTATAGGATGAACTACACACAATGGACGCTCGTGGTTCAACATCCTAATCTCAATAACGTTACACAAGTTTTTAGCTTTGACTACAAGCCCCTTGTTCCATACGAGTCGATAA ATGATACGGGCATGTTCTACGGGATGAAGTTCTTCAATGACCTACTAATGGAAGCGGGCCCAAAGGGAAATGTACAGTCGGAGGTACTACTACAAAAGGACCAAAACACGTTCACGTTCAAACAAGGATGGGCGTTTCCTAGAAAAGTCTACTTTAATGGTGATGAATGCATACTTCCTCCACCGGAATCATACCCATTCCTACCGAATACCGCTCATGAAACCCTAGTTGGTTCATTAACATTATTGGTTTCTTTGTTTGTGTTCTTACTCATTTAA
- the LOC139866285 gene encoding protein COBRA-like — protein sequence MDSCFRSFTKISISTIVLAILFSSSSFTCTEAYDALDPTGNITIKWDIISWTPDGYVAVVTMYNFQQYRHISPPGWTLGWTWAKKEVIWTMMGGQATEQGDCSRYKTTPPHCCKKTPSIVDLLPGTPYNQQIANCCKGGVINSWAQEPDNYASSFQLSVGAAGTSNKTVKPPKNFTLLAPGPGYTCGPAVVGKPTKFISADGRRVTQAMMTWNVTCTYSQFLAQKTPTCCVSMSAFYNDTIVPCPTCTCGCQDNVTHPGSCVNPRSPYLASVVNGPGKNSLTPLVQCTKHMCPIRVHWHVKLNYKEYWRVKVTITNFNYRMNYSQWNLVVQHPNFDNLTQIFSFNYKPLTPYSSINDTAMLWGVKFYNDFLNQAGPIGNVQSELLFRKDKSTFTFEKGWAFPRRVYFNGDNCVMPPPDAYPHLPNASSRVNFSILTLLMIYLACLFLIE from the exons ATGGATTCTTGCTTCCGATCCTTCACCAAAATTTCAATTTCCACCATTGTTCTTGCAATCCTTTTTTCTTCGTCTAGTTTCACATGCACAG AAGCCTACGACGCGCTTGACCCAACTGGAAATATAACAATTAAGTGGGACATCATTAGTTGGACTCCAGATGGATATGTT GCTGTTGTTACTATGTACAACTTCCAACAATATCGTCACATTTCACCTCCGGGGTGGACGTTAGGGTGGACATGGGCTAAAAAAGAGGTAATTTGGACCATGATGGGTGGTCAAGCGACTGAACAAGGCGATTGTTCGAGATACAAAACTACACCTCCGCATTGTTGCAAGAAAACACCTTCCATTGTCGATTTACTACCCGGGACACCTTACAATCAGCAAATAGCAAATTGTTGCAAAGGTGGAGTTATCAATTCGTGGGCCCAAGAGCCTGACAACTATGCTAGTTCATTTCAGCTAAGTGTTGGTGCTGCCGGAACCAGTAATAAGACGGTTAAACCACCCAAGAACTTCACATTACTCGCACCGGGTCCCGGGTATACATGTGGACCGGCTGTAGTTGGTAAACCAACTAAGTTTATAAGTGCTGATGGAAGAAGAGTTACTCAAGCTATGA TGACGTGGAATGTTACGTGTACGTATTCACAGTTTCTGGCTCAGAAAACGCCTACTTGTTGTGTTTCTATGTCAGCGTTTTACAATGATACCATTGTACCATGCCCCACATGCACTTGTGGATGCCAAGACAACGTAACCCACCCCGGAAGTTGCGTAAA CCCTCGTTCACCCTATCTAGCCTCAGTTGTTAATGGTCCTGGCAAGAACAGCTTAACACCCCTGGTTCAATGCACGAAACATATGTGCCCGATCCGTGTTCATTGGCACGTGAAGCTTAATTACAAGGAATACTGGCGGGTTAAGGTCACAATTACAAACTTTAATTACAGGATGAATTACTCACAGTGGAATTTAGTCGTTCAACACCCTAATTTCgataacctcactcaaatttttagCTTTAACTACAAGCCATTGACCCCCTACTCTTCTATAA ATGATACTGCTATGCTATGGGGAGTTAAGTTCTACAACGATTTTCTTAACCAAGCTGGACCAATTGGGAATGTTCAATCAGAATTACTTTTCCGAAAAGATAAATCGACTTTTACGTTTGAAAAGGGATGGGCTTTTCCACGCAGAGTTTATTTCAACGGCGACAATTGTGTTATGCCGCCACCTGACGCCTATCCGCATCTTCCAAATGCTAGTTCTCGTGTAAATTTCTCTATACTGACTCTCTTGATGATATATCTGGCCTGTTTGTTTCTTATTGAGTAA